The nucleotide window ttggacctaaaATCGTAAATTGGACCTGAGAACCCAAAACtaagaccaagacccaaaaattgGTCGAACAAGGCCCTGTATGTGGAATGACGGTCCAATCGGTGGCTAGATCAGACCGATCGAATCGTCTTTGACCCAAACCGAACTAGCTGCAGCCGAACTAGCTCAAGGTGTCATAAGGGTGTCGCACTTGCATCACCAAACAAGGTAGTGCCAGTGGCTGCGACGGTAGCATCTCGGTGGCAAGCGGCGGTTGGTCACCGGTGGTTGAGTAGTGGAAGAGTTATATTCCTATTGGGACTCTACTAgataatttgatttcagattaattattccaaaaataatattattttaatagtttaatattaaatttaattaatacttatcttaatagtattttattaaaaatattaaagtgattatcttaagtttaattaaatttaatattaaagtgattaagtttaattatagttgaaCCTTCTAAACTCTCTCTATATAAAGAGAGTCTTGGGCCTTTATATACACGCATTTAAATTCAAGAAAAAgctgtagagagaaaattctctgaaaagattattctagaaaatttctagagatatttttctaatttagaacttgacccaaaagtttagagaaattataaaattaccccactggtaatttttgtgaaaaattttctgatccgaagcgagcccacactcaacaaacatgagcttgaggatagcagagAAAACTACTCGGTCGAAGCGCTCATTCTAGACGGATCGAAAAGgtttaattttgattaagtgtttattactttagatatcacaaccaagatcttgttttgaaaaaaaaataaaactctgatttttccctaaatttattttcttctgtGTTTTCCAAACTTTTTTTTCTAACAACCCTAACCTATTTACAAGTAAagatttcgaggacaaaatttcctaTGAGGGatgtcgaaaccctttttttattttgaaaacaatggggatcgacttttgaaaagaaaaatgtgaagtcgccaccaatctcttgatttaggtgtgattgggccacctagtaaaacattttattccatgaaaaaataaatttggttcatgtaaaataaaaaaaacgggttcgggagtcggttacgtatgaagaagggttagcaccctcattacacccaaaaattggtaccaaattgatttaaTGTTGTCCTTATACCAAAAggttttttaaaagaaaagattttccaaagtatgattctTTTTAAAATGTTTGAATAGCTTAAATTAGCGGTCAAAATTCTCTTATTTCAAAGATATGCAGTatcatacccagtacgattggATACAATCTTTTATACCTTTAAAAATAtgattgatttttgacttttaAAAACTCAtacactaaaattataaaaaggttatccaaatatttagttcaccGAAAAAATCATACCCAGCACGATTGAGCACGATTTTTCGAATTCCTAAATATTggatattgccttatttcagaatttttgagtAATAAAGAAAATTGAGAATTTGCTCAAAAcgtgtttatttgttttaaaatagatGGAATACTTAATGCATTGTATCAAAACATTTGCATGGAAAAGTATTTATAAACATGAAATAATAGGATACAACAAGTCACAATTAAGAAATCCAACAATTATGTACAACTATTCTAAGTAAAATGTGACCAAATTCTTAATCATGGATGGTGAGCAATCAATACAAAAATAACATACAACAATAATTAACATAGCACACTATAAAATGATCCACCAAATATGtacaaaataaaatagaattagaaATTTATATATAGTATAAGACATTTTCAAAACAATGATGAATTAATTAACACACTACATAAATTGACAAGTTGTTATGAAAGCTAAGGAtatataattatttgaaataaatattgtagattaaaacatttgaataatATAAAATTGACAATGTGCATGGTTacttaaataacatataaaatataaaagaaaaataaaacacacgATAGGACATAATGTACATAACAAATTCATAAAACATGTAAATAAATTTGAagataattatttgtaaaaaatagcatgaaattaataatgtatGATAAAAATTAAGTAATTATATAAATTGTACATGTAACAATTTTTAGAAAATATAATCATACATACAAAGAGGTAAAAACTATATTTACAAAATACCTACATTTAGTGATGTACATTTATAAAACTTTATTTATAAAGggaattttaaaacaaataatatataacataattttacaTGTAACAAATTGGTTTAGATTAATGgcatatataaataatacatgtataaggataataaaatatgagAGTGTATACAATAAATAAATGGTATGACCTAAAATATAGTTCTTAAAAGAAACGCATTATACgtatgaataattttaaagaaaaaaaatatatacataaaagaaATATTAATTTGAAATCAATAATGTAgactataataaaataatttaatatgggttatatacatgtggagaaatttaaaaataattaaatgttggaataacatgaaacaaaaataaaattataaaattaacttaacttTATCATATACtatacatttaataaaaataattaggtacAAATTTAAAAGCTATATATTTAAGAATAGCATGGTTTTAATAACGTATgtagattaaatataaatacaaaatatatgcttaatgataaattaaataatatattaaatatgaagAAATAATAATACATGGCAATATATGACACATAtaatagatttttttattttagaaaaatgcatataaaataaatacatttgAAATTAGattatcatataaattatatacataccattttacttaaaaatatttagaaGAGATACTAAATAACATACTAGAATAAGAGAAACATTTCAATATAACAATTTTATAAATACAAAGATGGAGCTCCCAAAGCAGAATCATATGTACATACAGACACATTTAAATGAGACATAAATcaagaaatattttaaataatttatgtatcgacatatatataaatatattgacAACACTTATTAATAAGGTATTAAAACAATGTAATATAAAAAGAATATTAAaacattcaaaataataattattataaaaattttaataagaatgattagtatacaaatatatataaaatatttaaagaaacaGGATACATAATGTGAAAATATAAAAACAGtcttaaaataattatacaaatGTAAACAAACAAAATTATTAACATGAATTAAGGCATGAACATATTAAATGTATTTCAAGTTAACCGATTGTACAAATATAAGACCAAATTAAGATTGCAGTAAAATAAGGAGGATAATTTGCAAATAAAGTAATTGTAAAATGGATCAATGCTCAACGCGCATAAATGTATAGGGActgaaattgtaaattttcccaAGCCCAAAACGCAGTACTGTATCACagaccaaaataaaaaaatgcaGAAATTATAGAGCCAAATTAACAAAAAACAAAGAAGACACATAGGGCACAATTGGAGGCGCCACGCGAAAGGAGGGATCCAGCATGCAATATACCCATTCAAACAAAAAGGGCGCAGATCCGACTCCTTTATCGGGCCAACGCGCGGACCTCCATGGGTGTACACGGTGCCGCTTTGTTTAATAGGTTATTCAAAACCTTTCTTTTCCCATTTATTTTCCAAACGCAGCCAACAATTAAACTAAAAGTCACTGCCCTAAAATTAATTCTCGAGGGTTCATTCCAGCAGCCTCCATTTGCTAAGGCCCGTTCATCACCAGTTCACCATTAAAATTGGTGAGTGATGTACAAGCAGCCTTTACTTCCTCCAAAATCAACATTCAAAGACCATTCTCACTTGATAATCCGCATTGCTAACCCCGATTTCGACAGAGAAGCCAAGGGATCTCATCGATGCATTTAATGAAGGTAACTTTCTCGCTTTTCttgctttttttaaaaaaaacaaaaaaaaacatgatatatgaaaaaaaaggaaaaaaaattgaagacggaagaaaaatattaaatcacctttctaattttttttattctcaGTATTGTATTTGCGTAGTGTGCGTAGAAAAATACAAGGTACAAACGAGGGCTTTTTATAGCCTAAATTTACAGAATAAAATagcgaaaaataaaaatatttcatgCTGTCATTTTGTATATCCTGTTAGTCTATTCCTTCTCATGTATTCTTTACAGGATCATTCGTACGGAGGAGCGAGGAGAGGCACGTGTGAAAGAAGTCGTGCGAAGAAACCGCTTGTGAGACCCGACCCCTTGACACTGTTCTGGCATGTTCCAGAAGCTTCTGGTGCTTGGCTGCTGGGATTCCTTTTGAGTTTGGGCTGTTTGGGCTAGGGATTTTAGTATAGCCCTCTTGGACTATGTGATTGGGTTAGGTCTGTATTAAGGGGTTAAGGTTTAAGTTATTTTTGGCCCAAATATTTGTAACCGGACACTGGAATTTGGATTTTTTAtttgtgtgttttttatttttgttttgtttttggtttttaatttctatttttttattctaatggGCCCGAGCAAAATgggcctattacagctgcccttctttgctcattgtcgtgtaatgagAATAAAGCAAAGACCAAATAGGGCTAATTTTGCCCCGGTTTTGCTAAATTCTGACTATAAGGAAATAGGACTGGtgacttaaatctgctccattgctagTACATGGAGATAATATTTGTCTGCTActatttagggagataagatcttcaattttcagtctgcttccttgctacctcaggaagataagacctgTATATGAgcctgctccattgcaacttcaaagagataaggctggtgactTAAACCTACTCCATTGCcggtacatggagataagatttgtcatctccgatctgctccgctactgcttagggaaataagatcttcaatcttcagtctaaTTTCTTGCTTCCTCAGAAAGATAAGACTCCATCtttaacctgctctcttgctaccccAGAGGGATAAGGCTAGTGATAAAATCGATACATGAAGATAAGATTTGCCTTTttcgatctgctccgctactactttgggagataagatcttcactcttcagtctgcttccttgctacctcaagaagataagactcattcttcaacctgctctcttgttACCTCAGAGAGATGAGGCTGGtggtaaaatctgctccattgccgatacatggagataagatttcccattttcgatctactccactgcaacttcagggagataagatcttcaatctttacCAATGTCACTACACTGTCCTCTGGGGAACCTATCCCATAGACTCTATTTTATATGcacatgcttatgccaaataattaggatgctaatATTGAAATGAACccaatgctcctaactaaatgtgttatgaatgatatatacAGAAATGAGGATGATTCCATTTTAGCAATTTAAGGTATCGTTACTCGTTGTTCATTAATATGCTATTACTGACGCATTTGCTCAACCATCATCTTGACAGAGTATCCCAAAGAAACAAATCTATCTTGTCTGGCGAGCTTGCCCCACTGTAATTCTAATATCCCTTCTACTACTCTTGTTCAGACAAAACATTGCAACTCATAGTTGGATCTTCCTCTGATCAATTTGCTACCTCACTCCTCCGGTGTTATAGCCAAATACAAAACGTCATTTCCCTTTTCTCGAAAATAAAATTCTATCATCAATACTATATCCTGTCTATTTGCTCCATCATCATTTGGACAGAGATCTCAAAGAGGCGATTTATCCAAATATATCCTTGAACTTGAGCGTATTCTAAACAACTATTCCACTTCAGATTCCTACATTATTTAGAAACtcctagagtaatatgcaaaactctaTTGCAAAAACATCACTAGTTCATTCATCATTATGTCAATGCAACATGCTTGCAATCAAATCATAATAATGggcaagaatggaattaaatttgAGTTCAAAGTAAATTATCAAAAGAACAACAATAGCCATTAATTTGGGAATGTATATcttgaaaaagaaaggaaaattcAAAGATAACCAATTTGCTGAAAATGAAGACTAGGTACCCTTGTTATCGCaacctgagcttctctgtacaaacTTCTTGAAGACCAATTCCAACTGACATGTGTTTAAGAGATCAGAAGCACTTTGTTAATGTCCTAAGATGCAACATACCCCCTTCATGGTTAATTCAAGTATAACAAGATCACAGCCTTCTCACTTTGGATCCAtatttgagccgcccttttcgggttttcaactcaaatcccctttggtcacaaggcgccctttgcgggttttcaccttggcctctcctttttctctttttccttttttattgttattgagtctcaaagtgccctttgcgggttttcacttcgGCCCTTTCCATTTTTATTTAGTCTCAAAGCGCCTTTTGCGGGTTCACACTTtggaccctttttttttttttgaaaagtctcaaagcgccctttacgggttttcactttggcttCTTTCCCTTGTTAAGTGTAGTTCTTTTTAACTGAATCCAAGTTTCTTGGATTAGACAAATTTCTTCCATCCATTTCAGCTAAAATTAATGCACCAccgagaaagctttcttcaccacataaggctCCTCCCAAttcgcatccattttcctctgaaatccttttgtataggaaggatcattttcaaaaccaaatcCCTCTCATGAACCTCTCTTGGGTGAACAtttttgtcataagctcgcatcattcttttttgatacatctgaccatgttgaatagcctttagcctctttttttcaatcaaattcaactgatcatatcgagactgtatccattctgcttcatctaacttcaattctGACAAAACTCGAAGGGGatgtatttccacttcaatgggtagaactacttccattccatagaccaatgagaaaggtgttgccccggtagaagttctgacagatgttcgataagcataaaGAGCAAATGGCAActtttcatgccaatctctataagtttcggtcattttcccaataattttcttgatatttttgttggctgcttccactgccccattcatctttggctgatatgatgatgaattatgatgtCTGATCTTAAACTGACTGCAAACCTCCGCTATTGTGCTATTGTTCAAATTTAACGCATTATCAGATATGATCTTCTCaagcattccatatcgacatataattTCCTTCTTTAAAAATCTGCTGACTGCTGATTTGGTTACATTGGCGTACGAGGCAGCTTCTACCCACttggtaaaataataaaaaaccacaaaaatgaaacgatgcccatttgaagccttTGGTGAAATTGGCCTATGACATCCATGGCCCACATGGAAAATGGCCAtgaagaagtcataacatgcaaaggcgaGGAGGTCGTGAATCTTATCactataaatttgacatttgtgacattttTGGCATAATTGATGcgatctccttccatggtggaccaataatatccaaacctcataatttgtcGGCCATTGTGAACCCATTAGCATGTGTTCCACAAACACCTTCGTGCACTTCTTCCAATATTTTCTTGGACTCCACGGCATctacacatctcaaaagtacctgatccttccttcttttgtacaggatctcTCCATCTAAAATATAATCGTAGGCAAGCCTTCTcaacgttcttttgtcattctccgtGGCTTGATCTGGATATTCACGGtttctcacatatcgcaatatatcctgataccaaggatgatcatctctttctttttcctctatattataacaataagacagggcctcataaatactcatctgaatgggcTTCACATCCTCTTATCTACTTACTTTGATCATGGAAGCCAAAGTAgccaaagcatctgccatctggttttcatcgCGCTGGAGATAATTGAaagtaatatcatcaaactcttccACTAACCCCAACACTAGCCTTCTGTAATTGATTAGTTTGGAATCTCTTGTCTCGCATTCACCTCGAAGTTGGTAAATTATCaatgcagaatctccatatacttccaatGATTTGATCTTGCGCTCTATAGCTACTCTGAGccccatgatacatgcttcatattctgccatattattcgtacaatcaaaatccaatttacatgtgaatggataatgatctccacctGGGGATACCAGAACTACCCCAACCCCATTACCCACATCATTTGTCTTCAGCGGCTGCCACATACACTATCTCTTCATtggggaaatcaaaattcaagggttcataatcttttaaagcTCGGCTagccagaaaatctgctattgcactccccttTACAGCTTTTTGACTTATGTAGATTATGTCAAATTCAGAAAGAAAAATTTGCCACCtagccatccttccattcaaggcATTTGACTCCATCACATACTTTAAAGGATCCAAATTTgagattagccaagttgtatgatacaacatatattgcctcaatCTTTGTGCTGTCCAAACCAAAGCGCAACATAATTTTttaattggcgaatatctcaactTACACTCgttgaatttcttactgaggtaatatatcgcctttTCCTTTCTTCCTGATTCGTCgtgttgaccaagcacacatcccattgaATTACCAGATACAGTTAAATACAATATCAACGGCCTGTGTGAACTTGGGGGTGATAACACTGGAGGACTTGAAAAATATTCTTTAACCTTATCAAAAGCCTTTTCACATTCATCATCCCATTCCCTTAGGTTATACTTTTTAAGAAGACGGAATATAGGGTCACACTTCTCTGTTAATTGAGAAATAAACCGCgcaatgtaatttagtcttccgaGGAAACCTCAAACTTTTTTTTGGGTACGTGGTGGAGAGAACTCCTGTATAGCCCGGACTTTGTCTGAATCAATCCCAATTCCCATCTCACTGACTACAAAGCCCAATAGCTTTCCAGATCTAGCCCCAAAAGTACATTTTTGGGGATTAAGCTTTAACTGAAACTTTCTCAATCTCATGAACAACTTTCTCAATACTTCAATATGCTCATTTTCAGTTCGAGATTTGGCTATCATATCGTCAACATACACTTcaatctccttgtgcatcatatcatggaataaagtcaccatggctctctgatacgTCGCTCCAGTATTcttcaatccaaatggcatcaccttgtaacagaacgtgccccacaaggttataaaAGTAGTCTTTCtcgatgcatcttgatctgattatacctcgAGAAActatccatgaaggaaaacactGAGTAACCAGCTGTATTATCCACTAGTGTATCAATGTGAGGCAAAGGGAAGTTGTCCTTTGGGCTTGCCTTATTTAGATCTctataatccacacacattcgcaCCTTGCCGTCTTTCTTGGGAACAGGCACAACAttagctacccattctgagtacttgaTCACCTGAAGGAACCCCACATCAAACTGCTTTTTTATTTCCTCCTTGATTTTTAAGacaatatctggcctcattcgTCAAAGTTTCTGATGTACTGGCTTACAATCTTCTCTTATGGGAAGGCAATGTAACGTAATATCAGGACTTAAACagggcatgtcctggtatgaccatgcaaaaACATCTTTGGATTCCTGAAGTAACTCAACAAGGTCTCGCTTTGTCTCTTTAGCTATGCATGttccaatttttacaactttcCCTTCTTCCAAAGTCACCATGTCTACAGTTTCTTTATGAGGCAAAATTTGCTTTTCTTCtcgttctaccatccttaacaagttTGGAGATAAAtcacaatctctgtcatcttcaaagtcttgagatccctctaaacacatgtcttgctcaaataGTGATTACGAGTCGATGAGAATAAATACGCTCATgacattgatatctagagacctatTATAGGTacaagaatatacaaagaatgaatgaatttggtaATTTAGTATTTTGTATGATACGTTTATGAATAAAAGAATGATTGAAGAAAGAATCAAGATAATTATTTAGATAGAAAGAATAACACAATTGCTTGTGAAAAGAATAATATTTACTCAAAATGATGGCAAAAAATGTacttcattgaaataatgatgtttgaacatgagcctatttcacaaagaaATCTTTATTGTTTCTAGGCTTAAAACAACAAGTTTGTTTCGAACATTACTTTGAGTaagctctaaaaactacaggaagatCCTTCGCAGTCCAATTATCTAGAATGCTCCCAGGTTCATATGGACGAATATTTGACGAAATCCCCTCTTCAATTGTCTCTTCAAATATGGCATTGATGTACATATTTTCCAATGCTTCTTCCATGCTTTCTTTCTTCAGCATCCCTTGTTCAGAATAAATAATGCCCCCGGATACAAAAGACTTGGAAATATGAGGAATTATCATgggctcccacttgatttcccCTCCACTCACCCGTGCTCTTCTTCTCTCTTGTCTTCTTTCTAGTCCCTTTTTCCTTTGTCTTGCGTCTAGCTTGAACcccaaaccaaagcgatcctATTTTTTTTTAGCATTGGAATTGCAATTCTTCCTTAAAGGCCTCTTCCAAGTCCCTTTCCTGTTACAGCTCCCCGGCCTACCATCAACTGTAAACCCATCATCGTAGTTTTGGACATTTTCGGCTCCAGAATTCTACTTCCCTCAGTGATGAATGTTGCATTCACAAACTCCAAAGAccgaaaaaaaaactcaatggcTTCCTTATCTGTTTCTACATATGGCGTATCACTGCTCAcggccgcgataatatcttcttcaGTATTTATTGTTGCCAACCGCCCTTCTGACACCAGCTTCAGCTTTTGATGTAATGATGAAGGTACTGCCACTGCCGAGTGTATCCAATGTCTTCCCAACAAGCAGTTGTAAGAGGGCTTAATATCCATTACTAGAAAATCTACCTCATACGTAGTTGGGTCAATTAACAAGGGTACCTCTATTCTCTCCATGGCCCTCCTCTCCGTGCCATCAAATGGTCATACTACGTTTTGACATCCTTTCATGTGAGAACTATCCACATGTAACTTGCTTAGTGTGGATAAAGGCAACACATTCAATGTTAAACCATTATCTACCAATACCCCTGACAACGTGTATCCTTTACATCTACTAGTTATATGCAAAGCTTTGGTAGATCCCATCCCTCCTGGCAGAATCTCATCATCATTGAAAAAGATAAAGTTGTCTGCACTTATGTTGTTAACCAACCGATCCAACTTATTGACAGAAATATCGTTGGTTACATAAGTCTCATttagcaccttcatcaatgcactCCAATGCACCTCTAAACTCAAGAGTAGGGCTAATATAGATATGCGGCCTGGCTATTTACGCAACTGTTCCACCACACTGTACTCGCTATGTTTCAGAAATTTTAGGAATTCCTTAGCCTCTTCTTCTTTCACTGGTTCATTAACAGGTACATCaagtt belongs to Gossypium arboreum isolate Shixiya-1 chromosome 7, ASM2569848v2, whole genome shotgun sequence and includes:
- the LOC108468621 gene encoding uncharacterized protein LOC108468621 — protein: MGLRVAIERKIKSLEVYGDSALIIYQLRGECETRDSKLINYRRLVLGLVEEFDDITFNYLQRDENQMADALATLASMIKDILRYVRNREYPDQATENDKRTLRRLAYDYILDGEILYKRRKDQVLLRCVDAVESKKILEEVHEGVCGTHANGFTMADKL